The genomic stretch CGCATAGTTTTAATGCGCTGTAATATCTCAGCAATTTTTTGGCGGCCGTATTCTTCTACTATAAAATTCCAGAACGACTGCCCACCACGATACGCATAATAACCGCTTAAATACTGCAAAGGGGGAAGATAGTTATTGATTACAGCATCACGTACATACATATCTGTATTAGTATCCCAACCAAGAGCAGTGTATTCAGCTAATCCTTCTTCAAACCAAAGTGGAAACTGTAACTGAATGTTGTTACGAATAATGGAATTAATAGTACCACCATAAAACATATCGTTAAAAACTGCATGTACCAGCTCGTGATGCAGGGTGCGACGGAAGTCAGCATAATCTCCAGTGAAGGGAACCGTCATGCGATTTTTCATTTTGTCAGTCACCCCGCCAATTCCTTCTGCACTAGTAGGAAGAGCTACAACATTAGTCTGAGAGAAATCATTATGAGAATCATAAACAATAAGCGTAATACGGTTAGAAATCTCATGGTTAAAATCTTCCGTTAACTGCTTATAAGCAGACTCAATACTTTTCGCGCCAAATTCTGCAAGTTCATAATTCTTTTCTCCGTAATAGTATACATCGAAGTGCTTTGATTGAATGTAGCGCCATTCAAAATCTTCATACTGAACTCTGTTTTTACCAAAAGAGTAATACTGAGCCAGAGCTGGCGTACCAGATACAAATAATAATGCAGCAAGAATTAAAACTGAACTAATTTTAACTTTCATAGTAAAGAGTATTAAAAGTTATTTGGCTAATCCGAAATCAATTTGTCGTTTTTCCAGGTTTGTGCTTTTAACATAGACCCGGATTTCGTCACCAAGCTGATACTGTTTTCCACTCTTACGGCCTACCAAAGCGTGCCGTTTTTCATTAAAAACAAAGTAATCACTTTTCAGATCGCTCATTCTTATCATTCCTTCACAATAAATGTCTTTCAGGTTTACAAAAATTCCCCTTTCCATCACACCGCTTATAATTCCATCGAATTTTTCACCGGTTTTACTGCTTAAAAACTCAACCTGCTTTAGTTTGACAGAGTCACGCTCAGCGTCTACAGCTACACGTTCGCGTTCACTGCAGTGCTCTCCGTCCTTCTTTAGTTGGTCATGGGTATACACTCTTGCACCTGAATTGTAACCTTTTAACAAGCGATGCACAATCACATCGGGGTAACGGCGAATCGGACTGGTAAAGTGTGCATAATGTCCAAAACCCAATCCAAAGTGCCCAACGTTATTAGGTGAGTACTCAGCTTTAGCCATTGCCCGAAGCATCAATCCGTTAACGATATACTCCAAGCTTGTATTCTCTACTTTTTTGAGAAGGTCATTTATCTTTTTGGGAGAGACATTTTTTCCTACTTCAAACTTGATTCCTATAGGTTTCACCTGTTCTGCAATAGAAGCTAATTTCTCCTGATCAGGCTTGTCATGAACCCTGTAGAAAAATGGATATAAATCTTTTGAGCGTTTTTTATCCGATCGTTTTCGAAGTTCTTCCACATGCATTGCAACGGTTTTGTTCGCCATCAGCATGCATTCCTCTATAAGCCGGTGTGCAAAAATGCGTTCTTTCAGAATCACTTTAAGCGGCTTGCCATCATCATCTAAAACGAATTTAGGCTCAGGAGTATCAAAATCAATGGCTCCTTCACGGAATCGCTTATCGAGAAGAACTCTTGCCAGTTCTTCAGCCAGCTTCACTTCAGATGCAAACTTATGATTGCGTCCTTCGATTACTTGCTGGGCTTCGTCATAGGTAAACCGTTGCTTGGAATGAATCACCGTTTCTTCGATGGAATAATCTACCAATTTGCCATTGGGTGCTATCTCCATGAAGCAGCTATAAGTCAGCTTATCTTCATTTGGTCGTAAGCTACACACGCCATTACTCAATACTTCAGGAAGCATCGGAATTACACGGTCTACCAAATAAACGCTGGTACCACGGCTGTGTGCTTCTTCATCAAGAATGGTTTTTGGAGTGAGATAATGGGTTACATCAGCAATATGTACTCCAAGGTAATAATTGCCATTATCCAGCTTTTTAATGCTCAATGCATCATCAAAGTCTTTGGCATCATCAGGGTCTATGGTGAATACATTTTCGTCTCTCAAATCCCGGCGTCTTGCGCATTCCTCTTCTGGAATTTCTGTGGGAATTTGATCTGCATATTCTTCCACTTGCTTGGGAAACTCAGCCACCATGTCATTTTCAGCAAGAATGGATAACACATTGGCATCGTTTGAACCCGACTTGCCTAACACCGATTTAATGCGAGCCTCAGGAAGTGCTTTGGGATGAACCCAGTTCACCAATTCAAAAATAACCTTATCTCCATCCTGTGCTCCATTCACAAATTCCGGAAGCACAAAGAAGTTGGTGTGAACCGATTTCTTATCCGATTCAATAACGAAATTCTCTTTGCTAACCTTAGAAAGCGTTCCTACATAAAAGTCTTTCCCGCGTTCTAAAATTTCCAGGATTTTACCCCTTGGCTGACCTGATCCTTTCTTTTGACCGGTGATTTTCACCCGAACTTTGTCATCATTAAGAGCAGTTCCTACATCACGGGATGAAATCATGATATCCTGATCGAGCTCATCGGTAATTACATATCCGGTTCCGCGGACTGAGATATCAATTTTACCTTCTACAATATGTGATGAACCTGAGGATTTTTTGGTTTTCTTCGTGTTGTTTTTCCCCAGAAAAACATAATTGTCTTTTCTGCTGACGGTATTTTGATTAGCTAACCGGTTTAATGATTTATCCAGTCTTTTAATTTCATTATTACTTTCTAAACGAAGTACACTAATAATCTGCTCTCTTGTTAGCTTATCGTCAGGGCTGTTTTTTAATAGATTAACAACCAAATCTTCAAATTTACTTAATCTGTCTTTCTTACTACTCATTCAAATATTCTTATGTGGGATCTTGTCCCTCTATGTTTTCTGTTATTTCTTCTTGATTCTGTTCTTTTTCTTTAACGCCAAATAGCTTTTTGAAAGGGGAAAGCAACCGATTAAAAAATTCATCCCAGGTATTGAAAGTTACTTTAGCCTCAAGGCCTACCCCGTTTATTTCCTGAGATTGTTGAGATTGCTCGGTACTGCTAATGGTTCCGAAAGTAAGATCCTGGCGATGAAAAGCCGTTACTGCAAAGGTGCGGTTGATTCTATAGGTAGCACCAAGATCTCCAATATTTGATTGTCTTCCTGTAATTTGTCCTTCTCGACGAAGTATTATTTTATCATTATAAAGCCGCAGTGCAACTCCAAGGTCTACTTGGTTATATGTATTCAAGTTAAAATCTACATCTAAACTACTCAAATCGCTGTTCAATAACGAATTTACCTGATTTGATAACAATGGGTTAATAACCTGGCTCGAAAGCAAAGGGTTCAATACGGCCGCACTACCCGATAAATTTTCCCCAAAAGGATTGCCTTGTGGGTCTCCAGCAGATGAAACCGGAATAAAATCCCCCATCAACATGAAATTAGTAGCCTGGATTAACTTCAGATTTTCGTCTCTGTTAATGGATGCCAGTTGTGTCGAAAGCGTTGAGCTTTGCTGCGATTCGAAAGTATCGGGCAGCCGGAAAAAGAAATTATTCTCAATACCGGAAATGGTACCTCCGATATTCAACACCAATTCAACAGGCACACGCTGGGCATTAGCCGGATCTCGGGTTCCAGTGTTACTAAGCGTGTTAATATCAGGCCTTGCACGATAAATTGCATTCAGGTTAAGACGTGCGTTTGCCGGGTCCCCTTCCCAAATAATAGTGCCACCTTGTTCCAGTTCAAATCGTCTGGTAAAAATATCTCCACTCACAAATTGATAACTCCCGCCTGTAATATCAAAGCGGCCAAACATGGAAACCTGTTCATCCTCTAGCAAGATCCGAAGTCGCCCTGTACCATCTGCTGTAACAATATCACCCGTAACCGGATCAAATATAAGCTGGACGGTCATGGGGTTGGATGCCACAAACTGCAGATCCAGGGTAAAGCGTTCAGCAAATGTTAACTCCTCCTCCGATTGCCCCGGCACCCCGTTTATTCGATTACGATTGTTGGTTGAACTCATGCCAGAACGGATATCATCCATGTCAAAAGAGTTTACAAAGCGTATGAAGCGGTTGTCTTCATTAAACTCTGTTTCTTCCAGAAGAGGAATAGAAATCTGGGAGAAATCTGAGATCACAATTGGCTGTTCTGTTCTAAGTACAGGGTTCATATTGGTTCCGGAAATGGTTACCGTGCTGGAACCATAGGCCTGTCCAAAAAATGCCACAGTTGGATCAAATGTACTATTCAGAAACTGGAATTCATCCATTTCCAGGCTAATTCGCAGACTATCTGAAGGACCAAAGTCATTTAAGTCATAATAGCCGCTGAGAATGGCACTACCACCCGAAGGATCAATGAAATAGATATCGTTAAAGGTAAAACCGTCGTTCCGCGTAAATGTCAAATTGCCCTGTGCGTAGTAATACGTATCTAAAAACTCGGGACGGATATAAGCTGCATCGTCAATACCAACCATAAAATCCGATTCGAAATCGTAAGTCTGTAAATTACCCCAAATTTTTCCGGTCCCGTTGGCCAATCCAGATGCTTCAGCAAATACCTTTGGTCCGATATAAGGCAATATCCACAAGTCAATATTCTCAAAGTCTATGTCAAACTGATAGAGGGAATCCACATCAGGAAAATTGCCTTCCTTTGGAGCTAACACGTATCCGTCTATTTCAAAATTCTGACCTTTTCGATCATTGTTTGCAAAGTATTGAGGATATTTGGCCGAATCTGTACTGACGGTAATATTGGTATCAAATCTATCCAGTGAAGAATTGTAGCGGCTTGTGAGCAGGATGTCTCCAAACAGAGTGTTATCCAGGTTGAGGGCTTCCACATCAATTTCACCTTGTATAGTCGGCACTGTTGTGAGCGTTCTTGTGGTAAATTTACCATTTACGATTCCACCAAAGCGAATCCTTCCGCCTATTAAATCCGAAAGGCGGGCCAGATTTACATCAGCAATGTTGTAATCTACTGAGTCTTCTGTAGCACTGCTGAACGTGCCATTTACCTGAACAAATTGCGAATCACTCTCAAATACAAAATCTCTCAGCTTTAGTTTTTCATTGGATTGATACTGAAGCATAGGAGTGCCTGCGTTTGCCCATTGGAATGTATCAGTTCCCAGCATAAAGTCATGGATAAACAGCGTTAAAGCATCCTCCGAAATCTCCCCTCCGGCATGAAATAAGAATGATGCGTCTTCTGCTAACTGCTGAATACTGCTCCTTACTTCAACAGAATCCTGATTGAAGTTCGCTGAAAAATCAAAATTTCTTCCTTTTACAGAATAATAGTCAATCTGTGCAGCATCAGCCTGGAATTGCAGTCCGGAAAAATCTTTTAATGATGCGTCCCTTCTGAAACCTCCTGTGGCTTGTACCATCAGTGAATCAGCATCAAAATTTCTAATGCCCGTCTCAGTATCAACAAAGGTAGCGTTAAAGAGAAGCCGCTGGGAGTTTACATTGATGGTAGAATTAATGCGGGCAGAGGTTTTTATAACCGGGAAATCAGGGAAGTAAGACTTTATCAATCCCAGGTTCTTTAGCCTGCCGGATATCGTCAGACTTTGATTCCGAAGAATTTGGGTAGAATCCCTAACCGCACTTAAACTATCAAAGGTAAACTCTTCCCGCACCCTATTTTTAAAATACTGGGTCCATTGTTTACTGAGTGTTAGCACATCTGCAGGCACAAAATCTCCCTGAACTGTGGCGTCAAATGCTGATGACGTTAACCGGAGAATTCTTTGCCGGGCATCTGGTTCATTAAAATCCATATAAAGCTGATGCCGACCCAGAGTATCCTCTCCAGCTACAGCCCGGGTTATATCAAGGCTGACCTGTCCAAACAGATCGTTCCATTCTTTCCCTCTGAGATTAACATCATACTCCAGGTCTGCATAAACCTCACGCATACGATTGTCCTGTACAATCTCATTCAGAAAGATATTACCGGCTTCTCCATTTAATGAATAAGACGGAATGGATGTGCTAAGGTCTATAGTACCATTTGTGGTTAAAAGTGCTCCATTTACTTCTGCCCTGATATCCGGCTCAATCAAGCCTCTGTCCCAGTTTGCTAATATCGAAACCTGATTAAAATTCCTCTTATCAAAAACTCCCTCTTCCGACCTGATTACCAGCCCGCCTTTACTTTCTCTGAAGTTTAGAGAAGAGCTTTTTATTTCACCATTCAATGTCAGGTCTGTCGATTGTATTCGTGGGTCAATTAAGTTCCCAAGATCAAGGGAATCCGTATTGAAAGTAAGATCAAAACCTATCTGATCACTCCAGCTCCAAACTCCGTCTATTTCAAAACGACCGCGCTCTATATTCTCTGCAATGATGTTTGTAGCTGTACTATCTTTAGTGCCGGAAACTTCCCCTTCGAATCGTGTAGACGTAAGTGCTGCCAGTTGAGAGGGGGTTAACTTAGAGTTTAACAGTTGAAGCTCATTCTGACCTAATACTGCTGCTTCAAGGTTTATATTATATGAAAATTGACGACTACTCCGGAGATTCCTGACATAACCGTTCAAATCAGCAAAACTATCACCAACACTCAATTCTGCATTGCTGAAATAAAGGGAATCCAATGTTCCTTCGCCCATTACAGATCCTCTTATAGTATTTTGAAGCTCGGGAATGTCCGGAAAAAATCGTGTTATGTAAGACGACTCCAGTGACAGGCGGTCTACCTGCATGTTTAAAGTAGCATTTATGATCTGTTCTTTTACTCTTCCCTCAAGCAGATTCACCCCTTCGGCCTCCCCGCTAAAGCGCCCTGTAGAATTACCTACTCTTACATTGAGGGCATTAAGTTCCAGGAACCTGGAATCATTATAAACTTGACCAAAAAGTTCAACAGAAGGGATATCAAATTCAGGGATATCAAACTTTATCTGGTTGATGTCTACAAAGCGCTGATCTTCCGTAAATTCAAAAAACATGTCCATCTGCACATTTTGCAAGTTCATACTGTCAGCCGAGGACAATCTGTTTGGTCTTTCAAATGCATTTCTGAATATAAAATTCCCGTTTTGAACAACTACAGAGGGGATAATAATTTGAAAAGAAGATCCTGATGAATTGTTTATGGTATTATTTCTTGCCGGTAATGCAGTTTTCAGCTTGAAAGCTTCATCAAGAGAAAAGTCAGATTTCGGATCAATGATACCCATCGGCGCTTCAATTTCCAGAGCATTGATCACAACACGATTACGAAGCAAAGACCAAACATCGAGACTGGCATTGATGGCATTGGTCTCAAAAACCGGCTCAAATTCTGAAGAATCCGGGTATATTTTAACATTACTCATTTGCATACGAAGTGGCAGTAAACCATCAAGCTCACCAATACTTAGTACACCCTCAAAGTTCTGGCTGAACCGGTCCTGAAGTTCTACAGCTACCCGATCTTTAACTGGCTGGAGTTGCATTAAGCCAAAAGCAGCACCGAAAACTATGGCAATAGTCAACACAAGCACCCCGATAAAGGTCCAGAAAACATTCCAGGATTTATGTAACCAGCGTATATATGCCACTATTTAAAAATATTTAGTGTGTGCTCCCATGTCCGTTCCACAAAATCGGTTTCCGATACTTTGTATACATAAGGTGAGCTTATTTGCTTTAACAAAATGAGTTGTATTTGTTCGTCCTTCACTTTTTTATCTGATTTCATCAGGTGCACTAATTCTTTTGCAGATGAATCCACCTGATCCAAAGTCAGCTTATACAACGGCTTAAACTGCAATAAATTGGATAAATCAATATTTGCTCCCAAAGAGTTTGAAGCATGAACTGCGGCTATCATTCCGGCATACACAGCTTCACCATGAGAATATGTTGTATAGTTACCTGCTTTTTCAATCACGTGTGCAAAGGTATGTCCGAAATTTAGAAACGCTCTTTTACCCGCTTCCAGTACATCTTCGGCCACTATTTCCACTTTAATTGTTGCGCTCTGCTGAATTAACGGCAACCATGATTTTCCATCAACAAAGGTATTTTGTTCTATCAACGTCTTTACCTTCTCAAGGATTTCGGGACTATGGATCATCCCGTATTTGAGCACTTCGCTCAAGCCATTTACCCATTCTTTTTCCGGCAATGTCTCAAGATACTTCACATCAGCAAATACCGCTGCCGGCTGGTAAAAGCTGCCAATCAAATTCTTTCCGGTAATATGATTAATGCCCGTTTTCCCACCTATGGAGCTGTCAACCATAGCCAGCAATGTTGTGGGAATGTGAATAAGCGGTATACCCCGCAGCACCGTTGCCGCCACAAAACCAGATAAGTCACCAGTCACACCTCCGCCAATAGCTATCAAAGGGGTTCCTCTTTCAACCCCCTCATTCAAAACAAAATCTACGGCCTGCTTATAAACTTCAATATTCTTAGCCTGCTCTCCCCTGGGCACTTCAAAAACGTGCAGTTCTTTAAAATGAGATTTGAGAGCTTTCTCAAAATGTGTTCTGTGATGCTTCAGTACAAAAGCATCAACCATTAAGAAGGCTTTACCAGAACCAAAATTCTGAACAAAGTGCTCTAATTCTGCACTCAAATCGTAACCAAAGTGCAATTCGTAAGTATCTGCTGTAGATGTTTGAACTGAAATAGAATCAGACATGCCGGGTAATTTTTTCGATGGCTGCTTCGGTCATTTCCTCAACAGAGGAAAACAACGTTGTTTTTAAGCCAACCTGAGCCTGTTTGTAGAATTTTTCTCGACCTGAATATAAGGCTTTCAGCTCTGTAAAGAGAGTTCCCCTGGATTTAATTTTTCCGTCTTTATTAAATAGAATTGGCCGTTCATTACTATCAAGTACTCTATCTGTGATTTGTTCCAGTGGGGTATCCACAAAAAGTAACAAACCATTTACTTTAAGGTGATCAACTATCCGCTGATTCTGCAATGCCCCACCTCCCAGTGAAACCACTCCGTTGAAATGCCGGGTCAAATCCAGCAGATATTCCCACTCTTTTTCTCTGAAATAATCTTCTCCGTGTTCATCAAAAATTTTGCGGATACTCTTTCCTTCCTTATTTACAATAACCTCATCCAGATCGCGATATTCCCGTTCCAGTTTTTCAGCCAGAGCTTTTCCAAGCGTGCTTTTCCCTGAAGCCATAAAGCCACACACGTAAATACTGTCCTTAAATCTTTCCAGCCGATATGAGTTCATGTATTGGGCTTTTTAGGAGTCACCATTTCTACCTCTTCCCGGTCCACAACTACTGCCCCGGGAGGAGAACCTTTGGGTTTTCGGACATATTTCTTTTTGGTGATGATCACAGGAGCCAA from Gracilimonas sp. encodes the following:
- the rnr gene encoding ribonuclease R — translated: MSSKKDRLSKFEDLVVNLLKNSPDDKLTREQIISVLRLESNNEIKRLDKSLNRLANQNTVSRKDNYVFLGKNNTKKTKKSSGSSHIVEGKIDISVRGTGYVITDELDQDIMISSRDVGTALNDDKVRVKITGQKKGSGQPRGKILEILERGKDFYVGTLSKVSKENFVIESDKKSVHTNFFVLPEFVNGAQDGDKVIFELVNWVHPKALPEARIKSVLGKSGSNDANVLSILAENDMVAEFPKQVEEYADQIPTEIPEEECARRRDLRDENVFTIDPDDAKDFDDALSIKKLDNGNYYLGVHIADVTHYLTPKTILDEEAHSRGTSVYLVDRVIPMLPEVLSNGVCSLRPNEDKLTYSCFMEIAPNGKLVDYSIEETVIHSKQRFTYDEAQQVIEGRNHKFASEVKLAEELARVLLDKRFREGAIDFDTPEPKFVLDDDGKPLKVILKERIFAHRLIEECMLMANKTVAMHVEELRKRSDKKRSKDLYPFFYRVHDKPDQEKLASIAEQVKPIGIKFEVGKNVSPKKINDLLKKVENTSLEYIVNGLMLRAMAKAEYSPNNVGHFGLGFGHYAHFTSPIRRYPDVIVHRLLKGYNSGARVYTHDQLKKDGEHCSERERVAVDAERDSVKLKQVEFLSSKTGEKFDGIISGVMERGIFVNLKDIYCEGMIRMSDLKSDYFVFNEKRHALVGRKSGKQYQLGDEIRVYVKSTNLEKRQIDFGLAK
- the aroB gene encoding 3-dehydroquinate synthase, whose amino-acid sequence is MSDSISVQTSTADTYELHFGYDLSAELEHFVQNFGSGKAFLMVDAFVLKHHRTHFEKALKSHFKELHVFEVPRGEQAKNIEVYKQAVDFVLNEGVERGTPLIAIGGGVTGDLSGFVAATVLRGIPLIHIPTTLLAMVDSSIGGKTGINHITGKNLIGSFYQPAAVFADVKYLETLPEKEWVNGLSEVLKYGMIHSPEILEKVKTLIEQNTFVDGKSWLPLIQQSATIKVEIVAEDVLEAGKRAFLNFGHTFAHVIEKAGNYTTYSHGEAVYAGMIAAVHASNSLGANIDLSNLLQFKPLYKLTLDQVDSSAKELVHLMKSDKKVKDEQIQLILLKQISSPYVYKVSETDFVERTWEHTLNIFK
- a CDS encoding shikimate kinase, translated to MNSYRLERFKDSIYVCGFMASGKSTLGKALAEKLEREYRDLDEVIVNKEGKSIRKIFDEHGEDYFREKEWEYLLDLTRHFNGVVSLGGGALQNQRIVDHLKVNGLLLFVDTPLEQITDRVLDSNERPILFNKDGKIKSRGTLFTELKALYSGREKFYKQAQVGLKTTLFSSVEEMTEAAIEKITRHV